The sequence aagctttcagaGGCAAGGGAGATGTCTACAGTGGAGCTACTCACGGCTCTCTCTCAGAATGATTATCAAATTCATTAATACGCTTCCCAGACCATTGCCAGCTACACGATCATCACACAGCTGAGTGATTCCCCGGCTTCTGCCACATTAATTTGCGGTAAACCACAATTTCCTATGCAATGCTGCCACCGTGTGGTAGCACTTGCCCACCCACCTTTCTTGAGAACCATATTTATCCGTGTAAGTGCTGGCAGTTTTGCCTCGAATTTTAGCCCTAAAACGGGGTATGGTGTATAATGTAGTTTGTATGAATGGTGTTTAGCCACCGTGAAGCTCAGCAACTAAACATCGGGCTGAAAAACTGCAGTGGAAAGCAGTTGCCTTTAGGGAAGTTTGCAGCaagtttatagcaagacagataCAGCTTGTTCCAGAGATTATGGGTGGCTCTGAAAAGAGCCTTTTGGTGGTGTTGGCCAATTGCTCTGAGGTTACCGATTACCGCACTCACTTGCTCTTGGCAGGCTTGTGGCTCTCGGTCTTCTTGGGCAAGAGCACCGCCTGGATGTTGGGTAGAacacctccctgagcaatggtgaCCCCTCCGAGCAGCTTATTGAGCTCCTCGTCGTTACGAACGGCAAGTTGCAGGTGCCGAGGAATGATACGGGTCTTTTTGTTGTCGCGTGCAGCGTTACCAGCCAGCTCCAATATCTCAGCAGTCAGATACTCCAACACCGCTGCCAGATACACGGGTGCGCCGGCTCCTACTCTCTCGGCATAATTACCCTTGCGAAGAAGCCTATGCACACGGCCGACAGGGAACTGCAGACCAGCTCGGGAAGAACGTGTCTTCGCCTTGGCACGAACCTTTCCACCTTGTTTTCCTCTGCCAGACATGATATCTCTCGACAAACCACCACCCTGATAACCGACTAAGAAACACGTTAAAATGAAACGCCGCACCCTTACCCAGCTATTTGTAGCTTCCCCCCGTGACGCTATTCGTCACTGATTGGTTCCTTTTCAAAACATCCAATCGGGTGGACATAGTCTGAGACACCAATCGGTGTAGGCACTGCGGTTCATGGG comes from Spea bombifrons isolate aSpeBom1 chromosome 11, aSpeBom1.2.pri, whole genome shotgun sequence and encodes:
- the LOC128468210 gene encoding histone H2A type 2-B-like gives rise to the protein MRLSRVQMRPPMNRIGYQGGGLSRDIMSGRGKQGGKVRAKAKTRSSRAGLQFPVGRVHRLLRKGNYAERVGAGAPVYLAAVLEYLTAEILELAGNAARDNKKTRIIPRHLQLAVRNDEELNKLLGGVTIAQGGVLPNIQAVLLPKKTESHKPAKSK